The sequence GCCTACCAAATTCACCACAATCACAACGGTCTAGATCGTGCGATTACCTTCATTGATACGCCTGGTCACGAAGCATTTACTGCAATGCGTGCTCGTGGTGCAAAGGTAACCGATATTGCGGTTTTGGTTGTTGCCGCAGATGATGGCGTGATGCCTCAGACCATTGAGGCACTCAACCATGCGCAAGCTGCAGACGTGCCAATCGTTGTTGCCGTAAACAAGATTGATAAAGAAGGTGCAAACCCAGAGAAGGTTCGCCAACAACTCACGGAGTACAACTTGGTTGCAGAGGAATACGGCGGAGACACAATCTTCGTAAACGTCTCTGCGAAGACCGGCGATGGAATTAAAGAGCTTATTGATTCCATTCTTCTTACTGCCGATGCCACTATCAATCTTCAAGCAGTTGCTGATGATGATGCTCGGGGTGTTGCAATTGAAGCCCACCTCGATCGAGGTCGCGGACCAGTTGCGACCGTCCTTATTCAGCGCGGAACACTTAAAGTTGGAGATGCAATTGTCGCTGGCGGTTCCTTCGGTCGTGTTCGTGCGATGTTGGATGAGCATGGTGATAATGTTGAAACGGCAGGACCTTCGCGACCAGTACAGGTACTGGGATTTACGTCCGTGCCAAATGCTGGGGATACCTTCCTTGTTGCCGATGAAGACCGTACGGCCCGCCAGATCGCTGAGAAGCGTCAGGCAGCAGAGCGGAACGCTCAGCTAGCCAAGGCCCGTAAGAAGGTCTCGCTAGAAGACTTCATGGAGCAGTCGAAGATCACCACACTCAATCTCATCCTCAAGGGTGATGTGAGTGGATCGGTAGAAGCGCTCGAAGATGCATTAATGCAGCTTGATGTTGGAGCCGAAGTTGATCTCCGTGTTATTCACCGCGGTGTTGGTGCTATTACGAAGAGCGACATCACTCTGGCTTCGGCATCTACTGCGGTTGTCATCGGATACAACGTGAAGCCAGAGCCGCAGACGGCAATCTTTGCCGATCAAGAGGGTGTGGATGTCCGGTTCTACTCGGTTATTTATCAAGCAATCGAAGAGGTCGAACTCGCACTCAAGGGACTGCTCAAGCCAGAGTTCGAAGAGGTTGTGCTTGGAAATGCGGAAATCCGCGAGATCTTCAAGTCGAGCAAGTTCGGAAACATCGCTGGCTCCATTGTTTTGGACGGAATCATCCGCCGAAATGGGAAAGCTCGATTGCTGCGTAAGGGTGAGATTGTCACAGATGGTTTGACTATCGAATCTCTCAAGCGATTCAAGGACGATGCAACTGAAGTCCGCGAAGGCTTCGAGTGCGGTATCGGCGTTGGGAACTTCAAGGATGTACAGATCGGTGACGTTGTACAGGTCTACGAGATGCGCGAGAAGAAGCGGGTATAACAATGGGCCAATCACATCGTTCGCAGAAAGTTGCTGACCGAATAAAAGTTGTTGTGGCGGGACTCCTTGAGGGGAAGATTAAAGATCCTCGCTTGGGGTTCGTCACAATTACGGATACGCGCGTTACTGGCGACCTACAGCATGCTTCCGTTTTTTACACAGTTCTTGGTGATGAAGAGCAGCGAGCTGCATCAGCCGCTGCTCTAGACAGTGCCAAAGGGGTCATTCGTGCGGCCCTGGGTAAAGATCTTGGAATGCGGATTACGCCTTCCATTGATTTCTTTTCTGATGCGCTGCCTGAGAGCGCAAAGGCACTTGAATCACTTCTAGAGACAGTCCATCAGCGAGATGCCGAAGTCATTGCCCTTCGTGCGAATGCTAAGTACGCAGGAGAGCCTGATCCATACAAGGCTCCCCGCGAACGAGCGGA comes from Candidatus Paceibacterota bacterium and encodes:
- the infB gene encoding translation initiation factor IF-2, which gives rise to MAKVRVHELAKQLGMESKVVLAKLQEIGEFVKSPSSTVEAPVVRKMLELFPNAKPLEVTKPVKKAAVKKATAKPAKEEITPEAATELLAELAPGLVEQTTAQHAREAAAEARPVTPILPIASTAASVAIPAPPAAATPTAPSLPAAGGAIPRPAAPRPGNNPFGTPRPPAPRPPVPRPGNNAFGTPRPPQRPTGPGAPRPPMSGPRPGSVRPGFAARPSSSRPAGGTGFPSRAGGPSTGAAGSPYRTPSAGGAAGAPARPAAGRPQRGSTGGAFGKNASKSSKRKPKSRKALRDEFDNMQAPQLGGAVVPHGDGKTSIRMRRGASLADFAEKINADPAALVAALFHLGEMVTATQSVDEDTFALLGAELGYVIQIVSPEDEDRELLQGFDIDLEGELASLDPSQLVTRPPVVTVMGHVDHGKTRMLDAIRKTEVVKSEAGGITQHIGAYQIHHNHNGLDRAITFIDTPGHEAFTAMRARGAKVTDIAVLVVAADDGVMPQTIEALNHAQAADVPIVVAVNKIDKEGANPEKVRQQLTEYNLVAEEYGGDTIFVNVSAKTGDGIKELIDSILLTADATINLQAVADDDARGVAIEAHLDRGRGPVATVLIQRGTLKVGDAIVAGGSFGRVRAMLDEHGDNVETAGPSRPVQVLGFTSVPNAGDTFLVADEDRTARQIAEKRQAAERNAQLAKARKKVSLEDFMEQSKITTLNLILKGDVSGSVEALEDALMQLDVGAEVDLRVIHRGVGAITKSDITLASASTAVVIGYNVKPEPQTAIFADQEGVDVRFYSVIYQAIEEVELALKGLLKPEFEEVVLGNAEIREIFKSSKFGNIAGSIVLDGIIRRNGKARLLRKGEIVTDGLTIESLKRFKDDATEVREGFECGIGVGNFKDVQIGDVVQVYEMREKKRV
- the rbfA gene encoding 30S ribosome-binding factor RbfA; amino-acid sequence: MGQSHRSQKVADRIKVVVAGLLEGKIKDPRLGFVTITDTRVTGDLQHASVFYTVLGDEEQRAASAAALDSAKGVIRAALGKDLGMRITPSIDFFSDALPESAKALESLLETVHQRDAEVIALRANAKYAGEPDPYKAPRERADED